In the genome of bacterium, one region contains:
- the queF gene encoding preQ(1) synthase gives MEQTTKYLGRQTNKPLAASELDAFNWDEQMMGTRPPVVSFETDEFTHICPVTSQPDFGHLKITYRPFERLLETKSLKLYLMGFRTRESFDERLVAEIALGLFKRLEPVWVEVTGTFKSRGGIRLRATKLLPDPVGRTKLAAKEKKPCTR, from the coding sequence ATGGAGCAAACGACCAAGTATCTGGGAAGGCAGACGAACAAGCCGCTGGCGGCAAGTGAGCTGGACGCGTTCAACTGGGACGAGCAGATGATGGGGACGCGCCCGCCAGTCGTTTCGTTCGAGACGGACGAGTTCACGCACATCTGCCCGGTGACGAGCCAGCCGGACTTCGGGCACCTGAAGATCACCTACCGGCCGTTCGAGAGGCTGCTGGAGACCAAGAGCCTCAAGCTGTACCTGATGGGCTTCCGGACGAGGGAGAGCTTCGACGAGCGCCTGGTGGCGGAGATCGCCCTCGGGCTGTTCAAGAGGCTCGAGCCGGTGTGGGTGGAGGTGACGGGGACCTTCAAGTCGCGGGGGGGGATCAGGCTTAGGGCGACTAAGCTGCTTCCCGATCCCGTGGGCAGGACGAAGCTCGCCGCCAAGGAGAAGAAGCCATGTACTCGGTGA
- a CDS encoding 4Fe-4S cluster-binding domain-containing protein, with protein sequence MMQSYTVKEIFYSLQGEGARAGTANVFVRFAGCNLDCAIFDEGFDCDTDFSGGKPMTGDYIVRAARGLGYGCRWVLFTGGEPALQLDQELVDRFHGDGWAVAVETNGTRHLPDGIDWIAMSPKTDDDQIAVWDADEIRYVLVPGLRLPEKIPHNGTKVPMLYASPAFEGDVLPPDNLAWCLEQVKRNPEDRPGPWGWRLSVQQHKGWGIR encoded by the coding sequence ATGATGCAGAGCTACACGGTGAAGGAGATCTTCTACTCCCTCCAGGGGGAGGGGGCGAGGGCGGGGACGGCAAACGTCTTCGTCCGGTTCGCGGGGTGTAACCTCGACTGCGCGATCTTCGACGAGGGCTTCGACTGCGACACGGACTTCTCGGGGGGCAAGCCGATGACCGGCGACTACATCGTGCGGGCGGCCCGCGGCCTGGGGTACGGCTGTCGGTGGGTCCTCTTCACGGGAGGGGAGCCCGCCCTCCAGCTCGACCAGGAGCTGGTCGACCGCTTCCACGGCGACGGCTGGGCGGTGGCGGTGGAGACCAACGGGACGAGGCACCTTCCGGACGGGATCGACTGGATCGCGATGTCGCCCAAGACGGACGACGACCAGATCGCGGTCTGGGACGCGGACGAGATCCGCTACGTCCTCGTCCCCGGGCTGCGGCTGCCGGAGAAGATACCCCACAACGGGACGAAGGTGCCTATGCTCTACGCGAGCCCGGCGTTCGAGGGGGACGTGCTGCCACCCGACAACCTGGCGTGGTGCCTGGAGCAGGTGAAGCGCAACCCGGAGGACCGGCCCGGGCCGTGGGGATGGCGGCTGTCGGTGCAGCAGCACAAGGGATGGGGGATACGATGA
- the folE gene encoding GTP cyclohydrolase I FolE → MRLKDGFRVGPSVAAKNHIREVMLELGLDVDSDGLKDTPDRVVRMLHEMTEGYLSEPGDILKKQFEADYDEMVVVKDVPVGSLCEHHLLPFHGVAHVGYLPQGKVVGLSKIPRLVRCLSQRLQIQERLTREIALAIEEGLAPGGVGVVIRAMHTCMHMRGIRSEGDMVTSCMLGSFRTEPETRGEFLAFLDR, encoded by the coding sequence ATGAGGCTCAAGGACGGGTTCAGGGTGGGGCCGAGCGTGGCCGCCAAGAACCACATCCGGGAGGTGATGCTCGAGCTCGGGCTGGACGTGGACTCGGACGGCCTGAAGGACACGCCGGACAGGGTGGTCCGGATGCTCCACGAGATGACGGAGGGCTACCTGAGCGAGCCGGGGGACATCCTGAAGAAGCAATTCGAGGCCGACTACGACGAGATGGTCGTGGTCAAGGACGTGCCGGTCGGGAGCCTATGCGAGCACCACCTGCTGCCGTTCCACGGGGTGGCGCACGTGGGCTACCTGCCGCAGGGGAAGGTGGTCGGGCTCTCGAAGATACCGCGCCTCGTTCGCTGCCTCTCGCAGCGACTCCAGATCCAGGAGCGGCTGACGAGGGAGATCGCCCTGGCGATCGAGGAGGGCCTGGCCCCGGGAGGCGTCGGGGTCGTGATCCGGGCCATGCACACCTGCATGCACATGAGGGGCATCCGCTCCGAGGGGGACATGGTGACCTCGTGCATGCTGGGCTCTTTTCGGACGGAGCCGGAGACCCGCGGGGAGTTCCTGGCTTTCTTGGACCGATGA
- the queD gene encoding 6-carboxytetrahydropterin synthase QueD: MYSVTKEMRFEAAHCLTKHDGQCSNPHGHSWLVRVTVEGERLCRGGPKEGMLIDYGELGALMREVVEPLDHTNLNEELNFYPTSEMLAKYIFEWLQDALTTNQYQGCWLREVEVQETEGNRCSYTSGRRP, encoded by the coding sequence ATGTACTCGGTGACCAAGGAGATGAGGTTCGAGGCGGCCCACTGCCTGACCAAGCACGACGGCCAATGCTCCAACCCGCACGGCCACTCCTGGCTGGTCCGGGTAACCGTGGAGGGGGAGAGGCTCTGCCGGGGCGGACCCAAGGAGGGGATGCTGATCGACTACGGCGAACTGGGTGCGCTCATGAGGGAGGTGGTCGAGCCGCTGGACCACACCAACCTCAACGAGGAGCTGAACTTCTACCCGACCTCGGAGATGCTGGCGAAGTACATCTTCGAATGGCTCCAGGACGCCCTGACCACGAACCAATACCAGGGGTGCTGGCTTCGGGAGGTGGAGGTGCAGGAGACGGAGGGGAACCGCTGCTCGTACACGTCGGGCAGACGACCATAA